The Pongo pygmaeus isolate AG05252 chromosome 18, NHGRI_mPonPyg2-v2.0_pri, whole genome shotgun sequence DNA window GGAGATTTTTTGCTTAAAGAAGTACCTTTATAATTTAGAGTTACAAGTCTGAATCTTTAAGAAGTATTTATGGAACACTTGTATGGCAAGCTCTATGCTAGACCCAAGGGTTGGTGAGCAAAATAGAGTTTCTACCCCTGTGAGCTTTCAGTCTAACGGAACAGCagataagcaaataaaaacacaaatagtcAAGGTGCCTCGGACTGAGCAGGAGAAACCAGGTGGTTCATTTGGTGGGTTCAACCTTGGCTGTACATCAGATCACCtgtggagtgtttcaaaatgcgGATACCAACACATTTCCTCAGGCCTAAATCAGAATTTCTAGGTGCGGGTAAAAAGCTGCCCAGGCAATTCCGATAAACATTCCTGGTTAAAAATCACCACAGCAACAGTAATTTGCTGTAGTGATTCAATTGTAATTACATGTTATGAATCATTTGGAGAGCCTTTAGAAACCCTCAGGCCAGGTAGCAGACCAACTAGGTTGGAATCTGTGGGTTGGGACCCAGGCACCAGTACTTTTTAAGGTTTCCCTTGTGAGGTCATTGTCATACTGCCAGTCTTTGGGAATAAATGTTCTCTAGtacttttaacattaaaaaaagattcgTCACAAAAATTGAGTTTGCTTTAATGTGTTTATTTACCAGCCTCACACAATTCCATTTTAGCCACTGCTCCAGTGTGGCTAAAAACCAGTCActgtcggccgggtgcggtggtttacgtctgtaatcccagcactttgggaggctgaggcaggaggatcacccgaggttgggagttcaagaccagcctgaccaacatggagaaaccctgtctctactaaaaatacaaaattagctgggcatggtggcgcatgcctaaaatcccagctactcgggaggctgaggcaggagaattgcttgaacccaggaggctgaggttgcaatgagctgagatcgctctactgcactctagcctggcgacagagtgagactccgtctcaaaaaaaagaaaaaaaaatcagtcactgTCACAGCTCCTCAAATTTATTTAGTTGAAAAAAATCCCCAGTCTTCCTCGCTTCATTTTCAGTGGACCTGTGTAAtatattctttcaatatttttttccctAGACACTTCGTGTATGATCATGTGTTCGCTGAGAAGATTACTTCTTGGCAAAGTCAGCCAAGCCCTGATGAAGAGGAAAATGAGCACTTGAAAAAAACGGTGACAATGTTGCAGGCCCAACTGAGCCTGGAGCGGCAGAAGCGGGTGACTATGGAGGAGGAATATGGGCTCGTGTTAAAGGAGAACAGTGAACTGGAGCAGCAGCTGGGGGCGACAGGTGCCTACCGAGCACGGGCGCTGGAACTAGAGGCCGAGGTGGCAGAGATGCGACAGATGTTGCAGTCAGAGCATCCATTTGTGAATGGAGTTGAGAAGCTGGTGCCAGACTCTCTGTTTGTTCCTTTCAAAGAGCCCAGCCAGAGCCTGCTGGAAGAGATGTTCCTGACTGTGCCGGAACCACATAGAAAGCCTCTCAAGCGCAGCAGCAGTGAGACGATCCTCAGCAGCTTGGCAGGGAGTGACATCGTGAAGGGCCACGAGGAGACCTGCATCAGGAGGGCCAAGGCTGTGAAACAGAGGGGCATCTCCCTTCTGCACGAAGTGGACACGCAGTACAGCGCCCTGAAGGTGAAGTATGAAGAGCTGCTGAAGAAGTGCCAACAGGAACAGGACTCCCTGTCACACAAGGCTGTGCAGACCTCCAGGGCTGCGGCCAAGGACCTGACTGGAGTGAACGCCCAGTCTGAGCCTGTTGCCAGCGGCTGGGAACTGGCCTCTGTCAACCCAGAGCCCGTCAGTTCCCCTACAACACCTCCAGAATAC harbors:
- the CDR2 gene encoding cerebellar degeneration-related protein 2 isoform X1, with amino-acid sequence MLAENLVEEFEMKEDEPWYDHQDLQQDLQLAAELGKTLLDRNTELEDSLQQMYTTNQEQLQEIEYLTKQVELLRQMNEQHAKVYEQLDVTARELEETNQKLVADSKASQQKILSLTETIECLQTNIDHLQSQVEELKSSGRGRRSPGKCDQEKPAPSFACLKELYDLRQHFVYDHVFAEKITSWQSQPSPDEEENEHLKKTVTMLQAQLSLERQKRVTMEEEYGLVLKENSELEQQLGATGAYRARALELEAEVAEMRQMLQSEHPFVNGVEKLVPDSLFVPFKEPSQSLLEEMFLTVPEPHRKPLKRSSSETILSSLAGSDIVKGHEETCIRRAKAVKQRGISLLHEVDTQYSALKVKYEELLKKCQQEQDSLSHKAVQTSRAAAKDLTGVNAQSEPVASGWELASVNPEPVSSPTTPPEYKALFKEIFSCIKKTKQEIDEQRTKYRSLSSHS
- the CDR2 gene encoding cerebellar degeneration-related protein 2 isoform X3, with translation MTTRTSSKYLTKQVELLRQMNEQHAKVYEQLDVTARELEETNQKLVADSKASQQKILSLTETIECLQTNIDHLQSQVEELKSSGRGRRSPGKCDQEKPAPSFACLKELYDLRQHFVYDHVFAEKITSWQSQPSPDEEENEHLKKTVTMLQAQLSLERQKRVTMEEEYGLVLKENSELEQQLGATGAYRARALELEAEVAEMRQMLQSEHPFVNGVEKLVPDSLFVPFKEPSQSLLEEMFLTVPEPHRKPLKRSSSETILSSLAGSDIVKGHEETCIRRAKAVKQRGISLLHEVDTQYSALKVKYEELLKKCQQEQDSLSHKAVQTSRAAAKDLTGVNAQSEPVASGWELASVNPEPVSSPTTPPEYKALFKEIFSCIKKTKQEIDEQRTKYRSLSSHS
- the CDR2 gene encoding cerebellar degeneration-related protein 2 isoform X2, with the translated sequence MYTTNQEQLQEIEYLTKQVELLRQMNEQHAKVYEQLDVTARELEETNQKLVADSKASQQKILSLTETIECLQTNIDHLQSQVEELKSSGRGRRSPGKCDQEKPAPSFACLKELYDLRQHFVYDHVFAEKITSWQSQPSPDEEENEHLKKTVTMLQAQLSLERQKRVTMEEEYGLVLKENSELEQQLGATGAYRARALELEAEVAEMRQMLQSEHPFVNGVEKLVPDSLFVPFKEPSQSLLEEMFLTVPEPHRKPLKRSSSETILSSLAGSDIVKGHEETCIRRAKAVKQRGISLLHEVDTQYSALKVKYEELLKKCQQEQDSLSHKAVQTSRAAAKDLTGVNAQSEPVASGWELASVNPEPVSSPTTPPEYKALFKEIFSCIKKTKQEIDEQRTKYRSLSSHS